In Aurantimicrobium minutum, the DNA window TGCGCGGGAACAAAACGGGTCAGGAGTTTATAGAACACCAAAGTGGCCACATAAGCACACACCACCGTGATGATGATGGCAGCAATATTCCACGGCAGGCCGGTAAGCACCATCACTCCGCGCACCAGTGCGGGATACACCGGCATGAACGCCCACGCGTTCTCGGCGATATGGCCATCTTCAGTGACTGGAAGCTGCGTTGGATAACCAACCTCAGCAATGATGTTGTACCAGCGACCATCCCACATCGAGGAGAAATCCCAGAGACTGGGCTGTGCACCTGTCCATGCGTTCTCTGCTTGCTGACTGGCCAAAACGAGAAGCATTGCTGTGGATATGGCTCGGCCAAGCAGGAAGATCAAGCTGACCTTAATCCACCAGGCCAGTCGTGTACGTGCCATCCCCCGAAAGTCCTTAGGCCTGAGTGAGCCAGTTGCGCAGTGCCTGCTCGCAGGACTCAATCTGTGACGTCAATACGCGCTCATCATCAGTGTGGGCAAGGGATGGGTCACCTGGTCCAAAGTTCACTGCAGGGATTCCCAGCGCTGAAAAACGTGAGACGTCTGTCCAGCCATATTTAGGCTTGGGTTCTTCTCCCACGGCGGCGACAAAGTCTTGTGCAATGGCAGCAGTCAAACCAGGCCTAGCGCCCTCTGCGCTGTCAGTAACAACAATCTCAAACCCGGCAAAGACATCTTGCACGTGAGCAAGTGCTTGGTCTACAGACTTGTCTGGAGCAAACCTGTAATTCACTGTGAGCACAGCAGCATCGGGAATCACATTTCCTGCGACACCGCCAGAAATCCCGACTGCGCTGAGTCCTTCACGATAATCCAGACCATCCACTGTGACTGTTGCAGGTTCGTAAGCCTCTAAGGCAGACAGGGCAGAAGAGAGTTTGTGGATTGCATTTTCGCCCATCCACGCACGCGCAGAGTGTGCACGAACGCCCTGCGTTCTCACCTCTACGCGTAAAGTTCCATTGCAACCGCCCTCAACGGTGGAGTTGGATGGTTCCCCCAAAATGGCAAAATCGCCGGCGAGTAACTCAGGGGCCACTACAGCCAAGCGACCAAGCCCGTTGAGGGAGGACTCGACTTCTTCGTGGTCGTACCAAATCCAGGTGATGTCATAGGCCGGTTCGGTGAGTTCAGCGGCAAGTTTGACGGCAACAGCAACACCGGCCTTCATGTCTACTGTTCCCCTGCCCCACAACCATTGGGCGCCTTCTTCTTCGCTGTAGCGAACCGGAAGGTTGTTGTTGACCGGAACGGTATCGATATGCCCAGCAATAATGACGCGTTGCGAACGACCAAGGTTGGTTCGTGCCACGACAGCATCTTCATTGCGGAAGATGTCCAGATGCGCATATTCAGACAGTGCTGCTTCAATCGCATTTGCGAGGGCGTGCTCATTGCCTGAAACAGACTCGATGTTGCAGATATCTGCTGTGAGCTCAACGCTAGATCGGAACAGGTCAAGCGTTGGCGTGGAGGACATGCCCCAAGTTTATCGCCGGTAACCTAGAGGCATGGTTTCTTCGCAGACAAACACGCACGCCTGGGGTTACGGGCTCGCAACTGTTGCCTCAGATGGCACCGTATTAGACACCTGGTATCCCTCTCCACAGCTAGGCACTCTGCCTGCTGGTCGTGACAAGTGGATTGTTCCTGCCGAACTTGAAGACCTCGTCGGTGAGGATGCTCGTCGTCGGGTCACCTTGGAAGCCGTCACCGTCGAGATCAACCTAGAGGAACCAGCACAGGGCACTTCAGATGCTTACCTTCGCCTGCACCTGCTTTCTCACCTTCTCGTTGCCCCGAACACCATCAACCTCGATGGCATCTTTGGCCAGCTCCCCAACGTGGTGTGGACTAACGCTGGCCCTGTACACCCCACAGATTTCACAGCGCTTCGCCCCCGACTTCTTCGTGAGGGTATTCAGGCTCAGGGAATCGATAGATTCCCTCGCCTAACCGATTACGTCACCCCAGACCGCGTCCGCATCGCAGATGCTTCGCGGGTGCGCTTAGGTGCACACCTCGCTCCTGGAACTGTTGTCATGCACGAAGGTTTTGTTAACTTCAATGCAGGAACACTAGGAACCTCGATGGTGGAAGGCCGCATCTCTCAAGGCGTTGTCGTTGGAGACGGTTCAGATATCGGCGGCGGTGCCTCCATTATGGGAACACTCTCCGGCGGTGGAACCGAGAAAATCAAGATTGGGCAGCGTTCGCTTCTGGGAGCAAACTCCGGCATCGGTATTTCCATTGGTGATGACTGCGTTGTTGAGGCAGGCCTCTATGTCACGGCTGGCACCAAGGTCAACGTCATTGATGGCGAGAATACAACCGTGATGAAAGCTAAAGAGCTTTCTGGTGTGAACAACTTGCTGTTCCGTCGTAATTCAGGAACCGGTGCCGTGGAAGTAACCTCGCGCACGGGCGTGGGCATTGTCCTCAACTCTGCCCTGCACTAATTTCTAGGGCGCGATAATCTTCACGCCAGGTTCAGTACCTTGGCTCATCGCGGCTAACG includes these proteins:
- the dapE gene encoding succinyl-diaminopimelate desuccinylase, coding for MSSTPTLDLFRSSVELTADICNIESVSGNEHALANAIEAALSEYAHLDIFRNEDAVVARTNLGRSQRVIIAGHIDTVPVNNNLPVRYSEEEGAQWLWGRGTVDMKAGVAVAVKLAAELTEPAYDITWIWYDHEEVESSLNGLGRLAVVAPELLAGDFAILGEPSNSTVEGGCNGTLRVEVRTQGVRAHSARAWMGENAIHKLSSALSALEAYEPATVTVDGLDYREGLSAVGISGGVAGNVIPDAAVLTVNYRFAPDKSVDQALAHVQDVFAGFEIVVTDSAEGARPGLTAAIAQDFVAAVGEEPKPKYGWTDVSRFSALGIPAVNFGPGDPSLAHTDDERVLTSQIESCEQALRNWLTQA
- the dapD gene encoding 2,3,4,5-tetrahydropyridine-2,6-dicarboxylate N-succinyltransferase, with product MVSSQTNTHAWGYGLATVASDGTVLDTWYPSPQLGTLPAGRDKWIVPAELEDLVGEDARRRVTLEAVTVEINLEEPAQGTSDAYLRLHLLSHLLVAPNTINLDGIFGQLPNVVWTNAGPVHPTDFTALRPRLLREGIQAQGIDRFPRLTDYVTPDRVRIADASRVRLGAHLAPGTVVMHEGFVNFNAGTLGTSMVEGRISQGVVVGDGSDIGGGASIMGTLSGGGTEKIKIGQRSLLGANSGIGISIGDDCVVEAGLYVTAGTKVNVIDGENTTVMKAKELSGVNNLLFRRNSGTGAVEVTSRTGVGIVLNSALH